A stretch of DNA from Hirundo rustica isolate bHirRus1 chromosome 1, bHirRus1.pri.v3, whole genome shotgun sequence:
TCTAAGGACACTTCATTACCAGAAATAATTTACACAAAACCCAGAGATCTTAGGTTAGGAAGACTGTCATGGTCCGAATCTCATAAAAACCATTCCCTTTAACGTTCTCAATTTGTTCATAAACTCACCAATTGCCATGAATATTTCATTTACGTTCATAGATGTTTTGGCAGACGTCTCCATGAACAATAGGCTGTTGTCATCTGCATAAGCCTGTGCTTCCTGAAAGTTAAAATAAGAATACattacttcattaaaaaaaagaaaagaaaactcatATAATCATTACACACTGTCTTTTAACTGCTACAAAGGAACAATCTCTacagcattttgaaagaaagacaGTTTGTGGAAACACTCATCTGACAGTGCTATACACCAGCTATGGAGAAGTTACAATTCCATCAATCGGTTAAACAATTAGAAGTGGGATCTTAAAGATCCATACTAACCTCAAAAATATCCATGTGATTAAATTTCAGGCAAAACTAAATGAtagttttacaaaaatatttgtgaaagaGACAATCCCAATGCAGAACATTAGCTCTGACAGTAAGAACAAATAAGCTTCAGAAAGTGCCATCAAATGTCAGCGAGTCCATTATTACCCTGGAAAAAGCCAGCCTGCAAACTATCTTGAATCTTTCAACCACTGAGGCAGATGGATCAGAACAGTTTTATTACCCTAATACAAATTCACAATTACAGCAGATCAGCAGCATTCAGTATTTTGCCATGTCACCTCCCTTTTCAGTATGGATTTTAATCTGACACACTGCTCATAAGAACCTATTTTTGCCGCTTCTTATTAGTCAATTCAGCCGAGAATCTCCAGCTTCTTATGATTATGTAACTGCCTCTGCattcaaaaagaaatctgcaaaaAAGCGGAACTACAGAACACCTATGATGATAAGAATAATCTACAGTGCTCCGTAATTGACACATGCTAAGATCTATGTAATTATATCTGAAACAACATATTAACAAATACCTAGAAATCTAATATGTGATTTGCAAAGAGAAAGGCTTGTCAAGCTCACAAGGGCCCATAAATCCACAGCAGCGAACACCataacatttgaaaaatattaagactGTAATTGTTCAAAAATAGTACAGGTAGTTCTACTATACTTAAATGTGATTACATTATTGACTGCAGTCATGTATGAAAGTTTTTTAAATACCacaatttttcagaaaacaacaaaGCCTCCTGTCAACCATCACGAAGTATAAAACTAGAAAACCAGTAGAAAAACACCTAAACCTCTGCTAACCTTATCATTTAACTCTCTATAGTTACAAAAGGATTCATTACTATATGCAGCTGTATCTCACACAGTGACCCCAAACACAGGTTAAAAACCATAAATTACTGACCAATAAATACTACCTTAATTCAAATTTAGTCAATTATGAATGGAGCAAAACTACCTGCAGTTCGTCTAAATCATCTAAAAGGCTATTTTCTGATGACTTGATTAAACTCACTAGAAGGTAAAATACACCAGTGAGAGCACAGATTTAACCACTAAACCAAAAGAAATGCCATGAAAAGCTCAATTAAAATTTGAACACTGCTTCAAGAGTACAACCTAAGCAAATCAGGCACATCAACCAGCTTTGTATCATAAGATAATCAAACTTCTCCGGCTGACAAGCCAGACAGAAGAGTTTGCACTGAATTACTGCTATCTCATCCACTGAAACTCTAGTAACTGGTAATTTTGGgtagaagagagaaagaggtcACATCAAAGAACGGATATTCAATTAGCCTTAAAATAcgcaaaaaaaattaattattcctcAAAGTCAAATTAATTATTCCAAAAAGTCTATTCCTCCGTATTACTTGTACAGAAATAGGATTTTTGGTAGCATGTATAATTTAATTAGTCTCAGCTGACATTTATACTTAACAGCATAACCTCCATGATAACTAGCTAGGCTATGCATACAAGCTCCCCCTAGGTTTATTTACTATCTATTCaaacaaaatgcaatttctacaaaaaaaaattatgtacatACCTGGAAATCCACAGCTCTTTTGTTAGCTAGATCAGCTTTGTTTCCTGCTAAAGCTATTACAATGTTAGGACTTGCTTGTCGCTGAAGTTCTTTGACCCAGTTTTTCGCTCTGGCAAAGGACTCCTGTTAATGATTGCAAAATGATGCAACTGAGTTTTATCATCCTTTTGTACTCACCTATTATCCCCATCTCTGCTATCTACACTTCAAGCACGAAATGCCAATGCAAGGCTGCTACCTTAGTCCAAAGACACACTCCAAATTACCAActgagcttttaaaatgaagcaTTCCTACCTTAGTTCTCAACTGTGCTTAGCTGGGATAATGGTGAAATAAGTAGGTAGGAAGATCTTTGTGTAGACAGAGTAAGGAAAGAAGCGGTTAAGAGAAAACAGGAATTGCAGTTTCTCTGGAAAATTCAAATATATGAACAGCTATATTGAAAAGGcctcaaaattactttttaattactgaGAACTGTTCATCATGGGACATGATTGCTGAGGTTTTTTGAGAATTTTGGGTTTTAAGTCTCATTTTATCAAGAACAAGTGAAGCTTATCTGATCTATGTTCAAAGAAAAAGATATCTAATAACCTTAGGTTTAGGTCTCAACAGCTCATGCTACCTTTCCAATCCTTAATCAAAATTTGcaaaaatacaatattaaaataatgtctTCACTATCAGTAATAAAAATGCCACCAGCAATGTGATGAGAGTAACAATATGATAACGGCTCAAACTCTGTGAACTGATTTAAGAGTGGGTTAGAAACACTTCTACAGGAagagttttttctctttatttctctttttcatacacaagaaaacccaaacgaacaaacaaaacaaaaaaccaaaacaaacaaaaaaccccaaacaaacaaacacccccccaccaaaaaatcaccaacaaaaaaaccccaccccaacccTGGAAACAGTTTTTTTAGCCAGGAAAGTTTAGAGACACAAATTGACATTACATAGTGTAATCAATATGAAATGAGCAATCTGGTCGAGCAGAAGGCATGTCTGCCCATAGCAAGAATGTTGGACTAAACAACCTTTAAAGGCTTCTTCCCATCCaaactattttatgattctacAAAATGATGAATTGATTTACACAagtcagtgggaaaaaaataactaaagaTCAGTGCAAGACTAGTAACTTCCAAATCCCCCTTGTGCATCCCTAATCCAGTACTTACCTCGTTTGTAATGTCGTATACCACTATAGCTGCTTGTGCTCCTCTGTAATACATGGGTGCTAAACTGTGGTACCGCTCTTGCCCAGCTGTATCCCAAATTTCAAATTTTACCGTTGTATCATCCAGACATACAGTCTGGGTTAGAAAAGCAGCTACAAAAAAGACAGAGGTGCTGAAACCAGAAGATTGCTTATGTCTCTATATTCCTATATAGTTATGTTCACAGAGATGCAAAACAAGCCTACTATTAAAATACAACAGGTTTGATGCAAGCATTAGCTGACAATCCATAACTAAACAACACAGAGGAGTTATTTAAACCAGACTTCGCTCAAGTTAGACCTAAGAAAGGAAAATTGGAAAGAATTCTCTTTTTCATAATAGTGAATCTGAGTAACCACAAGCCTTCTAAACCTTCTAGATATAGTCCCTTGAAGCAGGATTATTAGAGTACCAGTAACAGCATCCCATCATGCTATAATACAACAGCTCAGATATTTTCAGTTCTACACATTTATATTACTTGAATAGCACCTtaaaactttgatttttcagCTCCTAACAACTTCACCTTAGCTAACAGGTCTGGAtgaaagaaacactttttttaagTTCTTGTTCTCAAAGCACATATATTTTTGACTTTGCAAGTGATCTCaagaatttatttcagcataattTCAACAGCCTGCAGTTTCAACTTGCAGCCATTGCTATTACAGCTGAACACATTACCATAAATAATGGTCTTCCATTACAGAAAATACTAAGTAACTCATTCCAAGTCTTCAAGCAGTTACTCCTAGTAAAACTTTTCCATTCAGATTAAGGTACAATCAGAAGTATGGAGGTGAGTGCACACACAGCATAGAAACAAGTATTAAAAACTAAGGAAAGCCCACTGCTTAGCTGAAGCAGGAACTCTGATCTCTTGGCACACTGATGAATTGTGGCCATTTTAAATCCAATGTCTGAAGAGACACTGACCCATAAGGCTTGCATACCTGGGATTTCATCCTGTCCTACATACTCAGAGACATCATAGCCTATGAATCATTCCCAAACTGCTGCAACCTTCAACTCATTACAGAAACCAAAATGAAGCCAATCTTGCTCTGTAAAGGACATTGTAACTTGCATACAGAAGTGTCCCTGTCTCGGCTGTGAACAGCAGCTGCACGGTACTTAGCTGCTGGCTCGGGTTAAACCGTGACCAGAGGCTGACTCCTTAAGTGGTCAGGTGCTCCTGCTTCAGGGGTATTAGCATCCATCACAGATGAGCAAGCAGGCTGAGGAAGGTAAAAGCTTTGATGTTCCAATGTTAAATCAACATAAATCTCTCTAAATGCTACATATCCAAACGCTGGTAGAACAGGCTCCACTTGGCAGCTCCCTAAGCAGCCCAGAACCAAAACAGAGTGGAAAAAATACCATACATTCTGCACTAAACTAAGGGCTTCCTCCCCAGAACCAGCTCAATATTATATTTCTGCAAGGCAGAGACAAGACGTTAAGCAAGTTGATTTTGAAAGCTCTCACAGACATTATTCTCTTAACAGAAAAATGTACCTACATTGCATAAATGAAGGTATGTACTTGAAAAGATCATTAAACAAGTGGTTTATCTTATGCAATCCTCTTGTTTTTGTCAAGAGTAATATTTCAAACACTTAAAAATGCCAGTTAATTTCTGCAAAAAAGATAACTTTCTTCAATCTTGCCAAGGCCATAGTAAATTGACAATTAATCATCTGTTAATTATCTGAAAGTCTATTATCTTTAACAGCCATACTTTTGTCTTAAGCAATGAACAGGCCTTGCTACACTAGTCTGAAGTATCAAAACCACACTATCACTCTCCAACATGTCTCCCTTTAACTGCACTCCCTTTCAGATGTTTTTATCCAGATTAACAATGCACATAAGCCTCTCTTTGTTAAAAGGCCCTTCTGtatacaaagaaaattatgcCTTAGGCAACTACGAGCCACAGAGTTAGACAGCTTTCTCTACAGAAAACTTTTCTGAATCGCAACATTGCTGCATCTAATAGCTCTCAGCTGCATTATATAGCATTTCCTTGTTTCTATTTGATATGGAAGAGGCACAAGTTAATATAGATTACACTAAACCTTATATATCTGAAATTGAACCTAGGCTCTTGCTTAACCTTTGTTTAGATTTTGAACAGTGTAACAGGGTTTGGATTATCCCAAACactaaaacaaggaaaaactaAATGGAGGTTAAATGAATTTGAGATCACTGAAATGGAACTGATTAATGGATTTCACTTAAGTTTAACAacttttttaaactaaaaaagaaaCTGTGTTGATATCAGAAAGTTAATTCACTACACATCTTTGAGAATGTTCTCCATATTACCACACAGCTGTTTATCAAACCATACAGAAACTTTCATACCAACACCTATCCTCAAGCCGTAAAATGCACAAAGCCAAAAGTGTGCATTAGTAAGATTAAAGTAGAAAATATGTGGTTCTCTATTTATACTGACAGATAGAAAAAATAAGTATATGTAACAGCTAGAAATAGGCAAAAGAAGAATATGAAGACATTC
This window harbors:
- the RAB5A gene encoding ras-related protein Rab-5A; this encodes MANRGATRPNGPNAGNKICQFKLVLLGESAVGKSSLVLRFVKGQFHEFQESTIGAAFLTQTVCLDDTTVKFEIWDTAGQERYHSLAPMYYRGAQAAIVVYDITNEESFARAKNWVKELQRQASPNIVIALAGNKADLANKRAVDFQEAQAYADDNSLLFMETSAKTSMNVNEIFMAIAKKLPKNEPQNAGASSARGRGVDLTEPTQPPKSQCCSN